In Haemorhous mexicanus isolate bHaeMex1 chromosome 6, bHaeMex1.pri, whole genome shotgun sequence, a single window of DNA contains:
- the GREM1 gene encoding gremlin-1: MGDSSALLQFVGRTRHSLSLWTPGQLRDPTPPAPPSDPPLRASQSPRPRRGGTATEPSPAAEPPQRRMVRTLYAIGALFLLMGFLLPAAEGRKRNRGSQGAIPPPVKDQPNDSEQMQTQQQSGSRHRERGKGTSMPAEEVLESSQEALHITERKYLKRDWCKTQPLKQTIHEEGCNSRTIINRFCYGQCNSFYIPRHVRKEEGSFQSCSFCKPKKFTTMTVTLNCPELQPPRKKKRITRVKECRCISIDLD; encoded by the exons ATGGGAGACAGCTCGGCGCTGCTGCAATTTGTAGGCAGGACCCGGCATTCTCTCTCTCTATGGACTCCCGGGCAGCTTCGGGATCCCACGCCACCCGCTCCACCGAGTGACCCACCGCTCCGAGCCTCGCAGAGCCCCAGGCCGCGCCGAGGAGGCACCGCCACCGAGCCGAGCCCCGCCGCGGAGCCGCCGCAGCGCAG GATGGTCCGCACACTGTATGCCATCGGTGCCCTGTTTCTTCTGATGGGatttctgctgccagcagccgaAGGGAGAAAGCGGAATCGTGGATCTCAAGGTGCTATCCCTCCTCCCGTCAAGGATCAGCCCAATGATTCGGAGCAAatgcagacacagcagcagtcAGGCTCCAGGCATCGAGAGCGAGGAAAAGGCACCTCGATGCCTgctgaggaggtgctggagtccAGTCAGGAGGCGCTGCACATCACTGAGCGCAAGTACCTAAAGCGGGATTGGTGTAAAACCCAGCCCCTCAAACAAACTATCCACGAAGAAGGCTGCAACAGCCGCACCATTATCAACAGGTTCTGCTATGGCCAGTGCAATTCCTTCTATATCCCCAGGCATGTCCGTAAAGAAGAAGGCTCCTTCCAGTCTTGTTCCTTCTGCAAGCCCAAGAAATTCACCACTATGACTGTTACACTCAATTGCCCCGAGCTTCAGCccccaagaaagaaaaaaagaatcaccCGAGTTAAGGAGTGCCGGTGTATATCTATTGACTTGGACTAA